Sequence from the Symbiopectobacterium purcellii genome:
TGCATCACACAACCCCTACTACGATAATGGCATCAAGTTTTTCTCTATCGATGGCACAAAACTGCCGGATGAAGTCGAAGAAGCCATCGAAGCTGAGCTGGATAAACCGCTGACCTGCGTGGAATCGGCTGAATTAGGCAAAGCGAATCGCATTGTGGATGCTGCCGGGCGCTACATTGAGTTTTGTAAAAGCACGTTCCCGAACGAACTGAGCTTGAGTGGGTTAAAAATCGTGGTGGATTGTGCCAATGGTGCGACCTACCACATTGCTCCGAGCGTGTTGCGTGAGCTGGGCGCAAAGGTGATTGCCATTGGCTGTGAACCAGACGGCATGAATATCAATGAATCCTGCGGTGCAACAGATGTGCGTCAGCTTCAATCCCGCGTGTTGGCGGAAAAGGCGGACGTTGGTCTGGCATTTGATGGCGACGGCGATCGCTTGATCATGGTGGATCACGAAGGCAATAAGGTCGATGGCGACCAGATCCTCTATATCATTGCCCGTGAAGGGTTGCGTCAAGGGCAACTGCGCGGCGGCGCGGTGGGTACATTGATGAGCAACATGGGTCTGGAACTGGCATTGAAACAACTGGGGATCCCATTTGCTCGTGCCAAAGTGGGCGATCGCTATGTGCTGGAAAAAATGCAGGAGAAGGGCTGGCGCATCGGCGCAGAGAACTCCGGGCATGTCATTCTGCTGGATAAAACCACCACGGGTGATGGCATCATTGCCGGCCTTCAGGTGCTGACGGCGATGGTACGCAACCATATGTCCCTTCACGACCTCTGTAGCGGCATGAAATTGTTCCCTCAGGTGTTGGTCAACGTACGCTTCACCGGCAGCAGCGATCCGCTGGAAAGCGACGCCGTGAAAAACGTGGTATCAGAGGTGGAGAAAACGCTGGCGGGACGCGGTCGCGTACTGCTGCGTAAGTCAGGTACCGAGCCTTTGATTCGCGTGATGGTCGAAGGGGAAGATGAGGCACTGGTTATCAGTCTTGCCAATCAGATTGCGGATGTCGTGAAGGCTGCGCATTGATTTCTCGGGTGTCGGGTTGCCTTTTTTACGCCTTGTGAAGGCAACCTCAGCACCCGTTGATGGCTTTAGCCGTTTTTTTCCGCAATCGCATTGATCTTTCTAAAATACACTTGCGTCGCTCAGTGGGTTTGGTTAGTATTCAGACCCGCTCTAGCAGGGACTAACGCTGTCCGTTGAGCGAGATGTGTGCGGTTTTCCGCGAGAATTTAGCCTCCTCATCCAGATGATGGGGAAACAGTTACGGGTACTATCATGTACGAAGCTCTTTTAGTCATTTTCTTGTTGATCGCATTAGGCCTGGTAGGTCTGATCATGCTGCAACAAGGTAAAGGTGCTGATATGGGTGCCTCGTTCGGAGCTGGAGCATCGGCAACGTTGTTCGGTTCGAGCGGTTCCGGTAACTTTATGACACGTATGACCGCTGTATTGGCGACGTTGTTTTTCGTCCTCAGCCTGGTCTTAGGGAACATGAGTTCACATCAGAGCAAGGGCGGCAGTGAGTGGGATAATCTGGGCCAGCCAGCTCAGGTTGAACAGCCTGCTACGCCAGCAGCACCGGCTGCGCCTGCGAGTGACATTCCCAAATAAGTAACAGATTTCGGATGCCGAGGTGGTGGAATTGGTAGACACGCTACCTTGAGGTGGTAGTGCCCGATTGGGCTTACGGGTTCAAGTCCCGTCCTCGGTACCAATAATAAGAAAAGACGTCGATTGACGTCTTTTTTTGTTTTAATTCCTGTATTGAATTGCTCGCTGTACACTTATCTCTCTGGCCTCGGCCACTATCTTCATTCCTGTACTGACTGCTGTATCAAGCAATGCGTGTTGCATTCATGACTCATCGCTGAAGGGCGTTCTCTTAAAATTTCATTGTGCTGGTTATGAAATAATCATCGTCACACCTGTTGCCGCTCTATTGGCAATCTACATAGTTGTAAGTCATGAAATGATGAGTAATTAACGAGAGGTACAAGCGTAATGACGGTAAACAATAGCGGGATCATACAATCAACGCGAGTGAATGGATCAAGGGCCATCAGCATCGGAGACGGTGGTGTGAATACGCGTACTGAACCCCAAAAAGCGGCACCGAAGGGTAAATGGCAACAGCTCTTATCGGGCATCAGTAACCGTTCTTGCTCCTTTTCTACTACGGTAAAAAAGGTATTTGTCGGTATCGGTGACGTTTTCAAAGGCATTACAGCCAAATGGGGAAAGGATGCGTCCACTCCCTCGCGTATGCCGATGCAAAAGGCTTCCGCTAATGATGGGATGGCTTGCAAAATGGACCCGTTGGTAGCAATGGTCTATCATGAGAGAGCGAATATCGTGACGGCAAAAAGCATCTTGAGCCCGCTGTTTAACGACGGAAAGTCTAATAGTAGTGCTAGCAGTATCGACAGCGATGAAAAAATGATTTCTGATTACCTCCTTAAAAATCCAACGAGCCATTTGTTTAGCAGCGACAATATCCGTTGCCAGGGCGATTACATCTATTTCAACAAGCCTATTTCACTGGTTCGACAGGGTAACGATCTCTTATTTATCACCAATCCTATGGAAGGACGGGCGATCTCCAAGGTGAAGATTGATACGCGTCCTGGAACGAATGGGGAGTTCCGTGGTGAAACCGCCATGAAAGTTTTGCAAGACAAAACGCTAACATTCACGAGTCTGGCCGATCTATGCCAAAAAATGACCGCGAATCCGCAACGCAATATCAGCGCGATGATGACAGGTAATACACTTAAAACCTTTTTCAATGGTGATAAAGCACAGGCAAAAATACTCCTATCCGGTGAGCACGCTGAGCGCTTCAAGGCATTCGTTTCTGTCGATGCTTACGGGCATTACGTCTCGAAATATCCCGTCAGCGATCTGACGCGACCGACGACATGGCCTGGCAATGAAAGAGATAGCACGCCGAACGTATCGGACGCCCCCGCCGTGCAGCGCCCTGCGTCCTCCCGTGCTGCCTTGAATAACCTGTCGGCTACACGCCGCACTATCAGCCCTTGGCCGGGACATCTATCGGCAATGACTAAGCGTTTTGAGGCGCAGTCGTCTATTACTGACAATGCTTCGGTTCAGCACGATTCACCAAATCGCAAGCGGGTGATATCGCCTGCGATTCAGGCTCTGCAAGATAAATTGGCGGTGAATATTAACCAGAACAAACCGCTAGGTGGCGGTATTCGCCAACGCTAGCGGTGAGGGGGGAGCGAAAACACCGCATCCCTTGCGGGATACGGGGGATTGCATCGATCAAAAGAAGGTTAACACGCGCAGATTGACACGGTCGTCATCGGGTTCGCCGCTTTGTTTACCTCGGGCATATTCAACGGAGACCATGGCGCTGTTAGGGCTGGCTATCTGGCTGGTACTCAGACGTAAGCCCACCCCGTACGCGCTGCCGTGCACTTCTTTTTGTTCTAACGCCGTCGGTTTCGAGAGCCCAACGGTGCCCAGTGAGCCAAAGGCGTAAGGCATCAGCGCGTTACCAAAGGTCGGTGCCCAGGAAAAGGCGCCTAATGGCTGTGGAAGGCCCACTTCGGCGCGCCCTACCAACGCACTGTCACCGCTCATCGTGCCGGAGTCGAAAGCGGAGATCCAACTTGAACCGCCCATAGCGACTTGCTCGGAAGAGGGCAATACGTTATTGAATGCCGTTTGTGCCAATCCCGCCAGAGAGAGTTGCACCTTGCCGTCAGCCAACCCCTGACTGTAGTTCATGGTCAGTTCCAGTTTTTGGAAATCGGGTTTAGCACCGTCTTTGCTCATGGGGAGGTCAGCATTCCCCTTTCTGGCTCCGAGTCCATCTATGCCGAAAGACGCGGTCAGGGAGGACGAAAAGCGGGAAGCGTAATCCGTCGTGACATCAAAGGACTGCGTCAGACGCAAGACACGGAGCTTATCCTGTGTGAACGGGATATCAAGACTGTTGAGTTGCAGATTCTGCTGCTCATTCTGAATATCCAACGCCATCAGCGTCGAGGTGTTGATGTCGCGGGCGCGCAGCCAATGGTATCCCACGCGGGTTGAGAAACGGTGATACCGATCGCGGGTGGTGACGGCCGTTTCTGATGTCGGTTTGGTGCGGCTATCAACCCCTTCAAGGTTTAGCCAGAAACCGTCAGTACCCAAAGGGACCACAAGCCCAAGCGCAAACTGGCGGCTGCGTGGCTCGCTGTCCATGATGGGATCATCACCACGTGGATAACCGTTCAACCGCATATAGAGCTGATCGCCTAAACCGGTGATGTTGTTGAGCTCTCCGCCGACGCCGAGTGAATATTTGCCAAGCTCATCAGACTGCCCGTTATCGAGTGAAACGCTGCCAGTGATAGGGTTATAACGCCCATCGACGATCAACACGGTTGATCCCGGTTGGCTTCCTGGTTGCAGGGTGGATTTAAGCATCACGCCCGGCGTATCGCCCGCCAGCAGTAAACGACGTTCAAGCATGCTACGCGTAAGGCGCTTTTCTCCTACCAGTGGAGCCAGCATGCTTTCCATTCGGCGGCGCGCCGTGATCGGAAAGGCGGAAGCATCGATTTTTTCAATAAAGCCATCGGTGATGATGACTCTTAGCGGTGCGCCGTCATTAATTTGCTGAGGCGGCAAGGTGACGCGCGTTAGCAGGTATCCTGCCTTGGCATACGCGGCTTCCAACTCTCGTGCCGCAGCAAATAGCAGGGCTGCTGAGACTCTCTTGTCTTTCAGCGTGGACGCAATGCGGGCCGTTTCTTGCGCCAGTTCAGGGTAGCCGCCTTCAACGATGAGGCCTGATGGTACAACGTACAGCTGTTCTGAACCTTGCGGCGCATGCAGACCCGTGGTTGCTGGCAATGTGATCCGCCCGCTGTCCCGCTGCTGGACAGGGGCATAAGTGGGTTGCGCTAATTGACCCGCAGATGGCGCAGCCGATGCTGCGCTTGTGTTGAGGCCGATACCGATGCACAGGCTGAGCAGTGTCGGTGATAAAAACGCTGGTGAAAATAAAGATGATACTCGCATCAAAAATCTCTTTTTATTATTTGCCTGAGCAAGAAAGTGCGTAGTCCGCGCCTAACATACATACCGCGCCTGCAAGGCGAGGCTCGACAGTGGCCATAACGTCATTATTGGCACTGCTGCCGCCTGGTTGTCCCTGTGTGGTAGGGGCTGTAGTGGCATCGTGCGTGACAACCATGTTGGAGCCCGTCAGCTGTTGCGTCAGGTTTTGCGTCGCGAAACGGTTACCAATATTGGCCGCGAGCGGTAAATCAGTGGGGATTGGCAGATCGACGGTTAATGCGCCATTCACGTAGGTAATGTTGTAGTTGGCAAGGCGATCGCCCACCGCATTTTCAGCTACCACCGCATATTGCCCCACTGCCGCTGAACGATCGGCACCTGAGCTTGAGACGGTTACCGACTCGACGCTATCTCCGTTCAACAGGCCGTTAGCCTGATAGCCGAGCGTTGCTGTTTGGCCATAAAGCTTGCTGGCGTTATCGGCACTGATGGTGAGCGCCGCCGGGGTAACGACCAGTGAGCCATTGTTATAGCTGATGGTGTAATTGCCCAGTTTGCTGCCGGTGGCATCGCTGGCGGTGATGCCATAGCTGCCGACGTTGGCGCTGCTGGCGTTGCCGGCGCTGGTCAGGGTTAACCCATCAACCGTATCGCCGTTTACCAAACCAGCGGTGGTATAGCCGAGGTTTGCACTGCTGCCGTAGATCTTGCTGGTGTTATCGGCACTGATAGTGAGCGCTGCCGGGGTAACGGTCAGCGTGCCATTGTTATAGCTGATGGTGTAGTTACTCAGTTTGCTGCCGGTGGCATTGCTGACGGTGATACCGTAGCTGCCAACGTTGGCGCTGCTGGCGTTACCAGCGCTGGTCAGGGTTAACCCGTCAACCGTGTCGCCGTTTACCAGACCTGCTGCGGTATAACCGAGATTGGCACTGTTGCCGTAGATCTTGCTGGCGTTGTCGGCGTTGATGGTGAGCGCTGCCGGGGTGACGGTCAGCGTGCCATTGTTATAGCTGATGGTGTAGTTGCCCAGTTTGCTGCCGGTGGCATCGCTGGCGGTGATGCCGTAGCTGCCGACGTTGGCGCTGCTGGCGTTACCGGCGCTGGTCAGCGTTAATCCGTCAACCGTATCGCCGTTTACCAGACCTGCTGCGGTATAACCGAGGTTGGCACTGCTGCCGTAGATCTTGTTGGCATTGTCGGCGCTGATGGTCAGTGCCGCCGGGGTAACGGTCAGCGAGCCATTGTTATAGCTGATAGTGTAGTTGCCCAGTTTGCTGCCGGTGGCATCGCTGGCGGTGATACCGTAGCTGCCGACGTTGGCGCTGCTGGCGTTACCAGCGCTGGTCAGGGTTACCCCATCAACCGTATCGCCGTTTACCAGACCTGCTGCGGTATAACCGAGGTTGGCGCTGTTGCCGTAGATCTTGCTGGCGTCGTTGGCGTTGATGGTCAGTGCCGCCGGGGTGACGGTCAGCGAGCCATTGTTATAGCTGATGGTGTAGTTGCCCAGTTTGCTGCCAGTGGCATCGCTGGCGGTGATACCGTAGCTGCCGACGTTGGCGCTGCTGCCGTTACCGGCGCTGGTCAGCGTTAACCCGCTAATCGTATCGCCGTTCACCAGTCCTTCAACGGTATAACCCAGGTTTGCACTGCTGCCATAGATCTTGCTGATGTTATCAGCGCTGATGGTGAGCGCTGCCGGGGTAACGGTCAGCGAGCCATTGTTATAGCTGATGGTGTAGTTACCCAGCTGGCTGCCGCTGGCATCGCTGGCGGTGATGCCGTAGCTGCCGACCGTGGCGCTGCTGGCGTTACCGGCGCTGGTCAGCGTCAGAGCGTCAATCGTATCGCCGTTTACCAGACCTGCTGCGGTATAACCGAGGTTTGCACTGCTGCCATAGATCTTGCTGGTGTTATCGGCACTGATAGTGAGCGCTGCCGGGGTAACGGTCAGCGAGCCATTGTTATAGCTGATGGTGTAGTTGCCCAGTTTGCTGCCGGTGGCATTGCTGGCGGTGATGCCGTAGCTGCCGACGTTGGCGCTGCTGGCATTACCGGCGCTGGTCAGGGTTAACCCGTCAACCGTATCCCCGTTTACCAGACCTGCTGCGGTATAACCGAGGTTTGCACTGCTGCCGTAGATTTTGCTGGCGTTACCAGTGCTGGTCAGCGTCAGTCCATCAATCGTATCACCGTTCACCAGACCCGCTGCCGTATAACCGAGGTTGGCACTGTTGCCGTAGATCTTGCTGGCGTCGTTGGCGTTGATGGTCAGTGCCGCCGGGGTGACGGTCAGCGTGCCCTCGTTATAGCTGATGGTGTAGTTGCCCAGCTTGCTGCCGCTGGCATCGCTGGCGGTGATGTCGTAGTTGCCGACGTTGGCGCTGCTGGCGTTACCGGCGCTGGTCAGCGTTAACCCGCTAATCGTATCGCCGTTCACCAGTCCTTCAACGGTATAACCGAGGTTTGCACTGTTGCCGTAGATCTTGCTGGCGTCGTTGGCGCTGATGGTGAGCGCCGCCGGGGTGACGGTCAGCGTGCCATCGTTATAGCTGATGGTGTAGTTGCCCAGCTTGCTGCCGGTGGCATCGCTGGCGGTGATGTCGTAGCTGCCGACCGTGGCGCTGGTGGCATTACCGGCGCTGGTTAGCGTCAGAGCGTCAATCGTATCGCCGTTTACCAGCCCCTCAGTGGTATAGCTGAGGTTTGTGCTGTTGCCATAGATCTTGCTGGTGCTATCGGCGCTGATAGTGAGCGCTGCCGGGGTGACGAGTAGCGTGCCATCGTTATAGCTGATGGTGTAG
This genomic interval carries:
- the glmM gene encoding phosphoglucosamine mutase, which encodes MSNRKYFGTDGVRGKVGETPITPDFVLKLGWAAGKVLASHGSRKIIIGKDTRISGYMLESALEAGLAAAGLSASFTGPMPTPAVAYLTRAFRAEAGIVISASHNPYYDNGIKFFSIDGTKLPDEVEEAIEAELDKPLTCVESAELGKANRIVDAAGRYIEFCKSTFPNELSLSGLKIVVDCANGATYHIAPSVLRELGAKVIAIGCEPDGMNINESCGATDVRQLQSRVLAEKADVGLAFDGDGDRLIMVDHEGNKVDGDQILYIIAREGLRQGQLRGGAVGTLMSNMGLELALKQLGIPFARAKVGDRYVLEKMQEKGWRIGAENSGHVILLDKTTTGDGIIAGLQVLTAMVRNHMSLHDLCSGMKLFPQVLVNVRFTGSSDPLESDAVKNVVSEVEKTLAGRGRVLLRKSGTEPLIRVMVEGEDEALVISLANQIADVVKAAH
- the secG gene encoding preprotein translocase subunit SecG, encoding MYEALLVIFLLIALGLVGLIMLQQGKGADMGASFGAGASATLFGSSGSGNFMTRMTAVLATLFFVLSLVLGNMSSHQSKGGSEWDNLGQPAQVEQPATPAAPAAPASDIPK
- a CDS encoding ShlB/FhaC/HecB family hemolysin secretion/activation protein, translating into MRVSSLFSPAFLSPTLLSLCIGIGLNTSAASAAPSAGQLAQPTYAPVQQRDSGRITLPATTGLHAPQGSEQLYVVPSGLIVEGGYPELAQETARIASTLKDKRVSAALLFAAARELEAAYAKAGYLLTRVTLPPQQINDGAPLRVIITDGFIEKIDASAFPITARRRMESMLAPLVGEKRLTRSMLERRLLLAGDTPGVMLKSTLQPGSQPGSTVLIVDGRYNPITGSVSLDNGQSDELGKYSLGVGGELNNITGLGDQLYMRLNGYPRGDDPIMDSEPRSRQFALGLVVPLGTDGFWLNLEGVDSRTKPTSETAVTTRDRYHRFSTRVGYHWLRARDINTSTLMALDIQNEQQNLQLNSLDIPFTQDKLRVLRLTQSFDVTTDYASRFSSSLTASFGIDGLGARKGNADLPMSKDGAKPDFQKLELTMNYSQGLADGKVQLSLAGLAQTAFNNVLPSSEQVAMGGSSWISAFDSGTMSGDSALVGRAEVGLPQPLGAFSWAPTFGNALMPYAFGSLGTVGLSKPTALEQKEVHGSAYGVGLRLSTSQIASPNSAMVSVEYARGKQSGEPDDDRVNLRVLTFF
- a CDS encoding beta strand repeat-containing protein, which encodes MSNYTIRYNSGVLSVTPAALTISADNASKIYGNSANLGYTAAGLVNGDTIDGLTLTSAGNATNANVGSYGIAASDATGSKLGNYTISYNDGTLLVTPAALTISADSTSKIYGNSTNLSYTTEGLVNGDTIDALTLTSAGNATSATVGSYDITASDATGSKLGNYTISYNDGTLTVTPAALTISANDASKIYGNSANLGYTVEGLVNGDTISGLTLTSAGNASSANVGNYDITASDASGSKLGNYTISYNEGTLTVTPAALTINANDASKIYGNSANLGYTAAGLVNGDTIDGLTLTSTGNASKIYGSSANLGYTAAGLVNGDTVDGLTLTSAGNASSANVGSYGITASNATGSKLGNYTISYNNGSLTVTPAALTISADNTSKIYGSSANLGYTAAGLVNGDTIDALTLTSAGNASSATVGSYGITASDASGSQLGNYTISYNNGSLTVTPAALTISADNISKIYGSSANLGYTVEGLVNGDTISGLTLTSAGNGSSANVGSYGITASDATGSKLGNYTISYNNGSLTVTPAALTINANDASKIYGNSANLGYTAAGLVNGDTVDGVTLTSAGNASSANVGSYGITASDATGSKLGNYTISYNNGSLTVTPAALTISADNANKIYGSSANLGYTAAGLVNGDTVDGLTLTSAGNASSANVGSYGITASDATGSKLGNYTISYNNGTLTVTPAALTINADNASKIYGNSANLGYTAAGLVNGDTVDGLTLTSAGNASSANVGSYGITVSNATGSKLSNYTISYNNGTLTVTPAALTISADNTSKIYGSSANLGYTTAGLVNGDTVDGLTLTSAGNASSANVGSYGITASDATGSKLGNYTISYNNGSLVVTPAALTISADNASKLYGQTATLGYQANGLLNGDSVESVTVSSSGADRSAAVGQYAVVAENAVGDRLANYNITYVNGALTVDLPIPTDLPLAANIGNRFATQNLTQQLTGSNMVVTHDATTAPTTQGQPGGSSANNDVMATVEPRLAGAVCMLGADYALSCSGK